The genomic window CTGGAATCATATCTACTGAATAAAGGATAGGTGTGTAATAAAACATACCCATCATTACGACTTCTAAAATTTGCCTCATATCTCTAAAATTAACCGTAATCGCTCCAAAGAAAATTGATAATCCTGTTGTTAGGATTAGCTGAACTATAATATTAACAGGCAAATATAAAATGTAGATTGAAAACCCTTTTCCCCAAATAATTAGTGCAGCTAGTAAGACCACTAATCCAATTAAATAATTAACTAAATTACTTAAGCTAACACTTATCGGAAGAATTTCTCTTGGAAAGTAAACCTTTTTAATTAGACCAGCATTGCTAAGAATTGAATTTGCACTTCCTAATACAGAGCTTCTAAAATAAATCCATGGTAACAAACCAGTAAATAGGAATAGGAAATAATTTTCAATCTGTATTCTCATTATAAATGAAAAGACAAAACCATATATGATTAAAAGAAAAACGGGATTCAATAATGCCCACAATATTCCTAAAACTGACCCTTTATACCTATTTCTTACTTCAGAACGTGTATAGGTTATAATCATATTCCTATATTTGTATAGTTCTTTAAGCTTTAAAATCAATGTAGTCACCCTTCACAAGCAATAGAAATTAATAGCTTCATCGTTATTTAATTCTTTTGAAGACAAGTAATATCTTTACATACTACTTCCTCTCTACCAATAGAAATATACGAAATAGAATTTTCTTTTGCTTCCTTAATGTCATAACAATTTCTTCCATCGAACAATATTGGTTGTTTCATCAACTCTTTATATTTCTCAAGCGGGAGTTGTTGAATCTCTTCCCACTCAGTCACAATAAAAGTCGCATCACAATCTTTTATCGCTAAATCAACTGATGTTGTATACTCAATTAGGTTGCCTAATTCTTTTTTAGTGTTTTCGATAGCAATTGGATCATAAGCAATAACACTAGCTCCCTCATTAACTAATTCTTTAGCAATTACGAGTGATGCAGCCTCTCTAATATCATCTGTATTTGGTTTGAAAGCCAAGCCTAAGATTGAAATTCTCTTTCCCGAAAGAGTACCCAAATGTTGCTTTGCTTTTTGTACAAGCATTGCTTGCTGTTTATTATTGACTTCAATAACTGAGTTTAATAACTCAAAATTGTGCTCTACATTTCCTGCTATCTGCACCAAAGCCTTTGTATCTTTTGGAAAACAAGAACCTCCGTAGCCTATACCGGCCTTTAGAAATTGGGTTCCAATGCGATTGTCAGTTCCAATCCCGACTGCTACATCTTCAATATTAGCATTGACCTTTTCACAGATATTCGCAATTTCATTAATAAAACTAATTTTTGTTGCAAGGAATGCATTCGAGGCATACTTTATCATTTCAGCACTACGAATGTCCGTCTTAATAATTGGGATTCCATATGGTTTATTAATTTCTTCGACAACACTAGCCGCCTCTTCACAATCTGTACCAATAACTATGCGGTCTCCATTAAAAGCATCATATATAGCTGAACCTTCACGCAAAAACTCAGGATTGGACACAATCGCTACATTTAGATTTTCAGGTAATTCTTTATATAAAAGACCTTTAATCCAGTCATTTGTTCCAACTGGAACTGTACTCTTTGTTACCACAATAGTATCTCTTTCAATAGAGTGACTAATATCATGCACTACAGCTTCTACAAAGCTTAGGTTTGCTGACCCATCTTCTTGTTCTGGGGTTCCAACAGCAATATAGATCACATCTGCATTTTTATATGCTTCACGAGAGTTTGTTGTAAAAAATAGTCTTTCTGCCTCAATGTTTTTTCTCATCAATTCATCTAGACCAGGTTCATAGATAGGAGAGACACCTTTTTTCATTAAGTCCACTTTTTTCTCATCAATATCGACACAAGTAACAACATGACCTATATCTGACAAGCATACGCCTGTTACCAAACCTACATAACCAGTACCGGCAATTGCTATTTTCATATTAACTACCTCCATAACAACTTTACTATCAATTTTATTTGTCCTTCTTTGTTGTTCGACCTATTTCTCTTTATTAAATATAGCATAAAATGTAGAACTAATGAGTGTTTTGTAGGAATTTGTAAAGAGTTAACCAACTCATCCAATATACGGGAAATGTAAAAAGGGAAAGCTACGTACTCTTCCCCTGAAAATTATTAAACAGAATCTACTTTTCTAATTGTCATTTATGAGCTTTTGAAAACCGTTCACGTAATTGTTAAAGTTATCAGTAAGTTCACGGCCTTCAGCAAAGATTTCCTTTGCTTTTGTTGGATCGGTATTAGCGTATGCTAGACATAACATAGCTGTTTGTCTAACTAAGAGTTCACTACTATTTTGAACTGCTGAACCAGTTCGATTGAAAGCCTCAATTGCTGTTTGGAAATCGTTTAACAGGAAATTAGCCTGTCCTGCGAAATAGTGTGCTTTTTCATTTATATTTAAGTTGCGTTTATCAGCAATTTCAACATTGCCAAATGTGTTATAAATATCCATGTAAGCACTATAATAATCAGCTGCTTTTTCTGCATACAGGTTTTTACTTTCCATATCATCATTTGTAGCAGCTTGTAGAGCCATTTCGGAGTATAAACCTATAAGTGCATAATAAGCAGAAACTCTATATTTATCATTTTTAATTGTGTCTTCAAGAAGCTCTACTGATAATTGTTTATCATTGATTTTTTCAGCAGCATTTGCAAACTTAAATAACATTTCAGCATTTTGCGGCTCTAATTCACGCCCTTTTTCTACTAATGTTTTTATGTTTGCTTTTATTTCTTGATCTTGTGTTTTGGTATATGCGTTTGCATACATTTCAACAAGTTCTACTATATAGTCCGTGTTGAATGGATTATACTTCATTGCTTTAGTATACGTAGATTCCGTTTCTACTATTGAATCTCTGTTACTTTGATTTTTTAACATATTTTCCGCAGTCATATAACCAATATTAATAATTAATACTGTTAAGACTGTTGCAATACCTACAGTTTTTGTAATTAATACTTGTTTTCTACTCTTATTAGTTGATTTTTGTATATTAGGTTCTAAAATGATTGCAAATAACCACATAACTGTAAGAACCGTTGTACCATACGACATATTAAAGTCCATAGCACTATGAGAGAGAATCATCAGAATACTCATAAGGGCTGCAATTTTAACTGTTGGTTCTTCTTGCTTTTGTATCCATATTTGTCGAATAGCTAAATACAGTAAGAAGACGAAGACACCTAAGAATATAGTTCCACCAAACAATCCAAGGTCAATCAATTTCCCTAAATAAAAGTTATGCACATTAGTAGACCAGAATGGTACTTCCTGAAACTTTGTGAAGGAATATCTCCATGTCCCTCCACCAAATCCGAATAATGGTGACTCCTTCAAGATACTAAAAGCCGTATCATAAAACGCTTGTCTTCCTTGGACACTAGCAGCTGAGAAGTTAATTGTAGCTATCCGCTCCTGCAAGTTTTGAGGAAGTAACTTAAAGATTAAGCCTTTATAGAATAGGTCAAAGACTAGTAGTACGCCCGCAACAACTATGGCAGTAGGAATTAAAATACTAATTCTACGGTTGTACTTTTCAATTATAGATAGCTTTACTCTATTTAAATATTCCTTGTATCCACTGGTAAGTGAAGTATATACCAATGTACCTAGTATTACATACAAAATCTCCTTAATATAAGGAACACCAATGTCAGTAAATTGCATGGTGCTAAATACAATTCCGCCAATCAGAACAGCTGATGCAGAAAATGCGATATAATCAATTTGTTTTCTAGCATTAGCTATACTTACTAAACCTATAAACCATATGATAGGAAAGATTACTAGCACACCTCGAGAACCAGATGCTAGCAGGGCATTAATAAAAAGAATAATTGGAAATGAATAAAACAGAATTTCTTTCCGATTCATTTTTAGTTTTGTTAAGTAAATTAGTCCAAATAAGATAAATGCTGCTATTAAAGCCGCAAATGTATTAGGGTATTGCAGCACACTCGCCATACGATTTTCAGCATAAACAAAGCTATCTTTGAATGTAGTCATACCCCATTTAGTTAAGAAGCCAAGTAAAGCTATCCATGAACCAGTGAGATAGAAAATGATAGGGCTGAGTTTACGAAAATTTAAATTCTTCTTCCCCTCTACTAATAAAATCAAGAAGGTGGCATAGGTTGTCCAACGAATGATTTCTATAATCGTACTATTGAGTGATAGAGCAGTTGGAATGGATATGATAAACAGTGCTGGCCAGGTGAAAATAAATAGGTACTTTAGTTCCAGCTGATTAATGAATAGAAATGATATAGCCGAAAGAACTAGAATTACAACTGCCCAACGATTAAAATCAGTGTCAAAAAACAAACCTTTTGAGTATGGTGAGGCAACGAATATAATGGAAACTACTATAAACATTAAGTTTTTAATCTTATTTACCATTGATTTTCTCCTTACAAGCACATTCTAATGATTCTACTCATTTACAATAAACTGACCTAGTGCAGCTTCTTCCCCACTTTTTAAAATCTTTATTTGATAAGAACCTGCGCCAGCTTGTTCAAATACATTGCTTGATAATCCATTCATGAATTCTGTCCACGTTTTATCAACCTCTAATTTACCTTTTGATAGCTGTACCCATTGCTTTTCTGTTTCATTTAATTTTTCTAAAACTATTTCAACTTCACTATTACCAATAGGGTTTTCCATTTTTACTAGGAAATGAACTGATTCACCTAAATTAAAGACATTTCCTGCTTGTAATGTAGTATCCTCTAGCTTTTTCCCCAGAACAACAATTCCTTCATACTGCTCCTTGTTATTTGTTACTTCTGCTACATTCTCAGTTTTTTTTCCACATCCAGCAACTACAAGTAGAATGAGTAAGATCACCCATATATTTTTAAGATATTTCATTTTTAATAACATCCTCCATTTATCTATAAATCTATACATATAAATTCTAGCACAACTCATATTTAGTTCAATGTTAAATAATTCATATAATGCAAAAATAACAAACTTTTACATTTTTAGATTGGTTAATCTTTTATGTTATGAGTGGAATTTTAAGAAGAACATAGATGGACTACTATTTCCTTTAGACTATTTCTATGAAGTATATTATTAGGGGGTAAGATACAGATACACCTCTATACAACACATTGAGATATTCTCAAATAGTTTGTTTATTCATAATATCAAACCACATTAAGCTATATTAAATACAACTGTATACCAGGATAGCCATAATAGTTTTTTTTCAAAAAAAGAACCTTGGGAGAATCCCAAGGTCCTTTGTTGTATTATTAGTCAGCGTCAACAACGTCAACTGTTTCTTCAAATTTAGCAACTTTGTTACCAGCAGCATCTTTGAAGTATTTGTTCTCAACAAGTTCAATGTCAAGATCTTCTTCACCTTTACCGTATACGTATACAGTAACAGTTTCGTCACCATTGAACTGTACGAAGAACTCATCTTCTTCGTCAAGGTCATCCATGCTTAATACTAATGTTAACTCGTCACCAGACTCATCAACAACTGTGAAGTAAGAAGAAGCTAGAGCTGTAGAAGCAGGGCCTCCAGCAGTTACAACTTCAGTGAATGTTAATTCGATTTCTGATACATTACCGTCTTCGGTACGAGTAGCTTCTGAGAATTCAGGAGCATAAGCATCATCGATATCAGAGAATGTACCAGTTTCAACTGTGCGTCCAGTTTCTGATTCTAACTTATCAGCAACGATTCTTACTGAATCAATAAGATCCGCTGTGTTGTCTTCAGATACTTGAGTAGTTGATTTAAGTGTACCAGTTACAACTGTTTCGTTGTCATCATTGATTTCCCAAGATACTGCAGCTAAAGTAGCTGTTGCCTCACCGTTAGTTACTTCAAAACCACTTGCAACTACAGTTTTTAATGGCTTATCAAGAGTGATCTTGATAGTTTTGTAATCCACTTGTTCAACAGCTGTGATAGCTGGAGATACATCTGGAGTTACATCAACTTTAGTAGATAACATAGTAGACTTGTTACCAGCTAAGTCAGCTACACGAGCGATTGATAAGAATTCTGATTTTTCTTCAGAGAAATCGAAATCATCTTCGTCAGCAAGTGTAATCTTAACTTTGTTGCTTTCTTTGAATACTTCGATCTTATCGCTATCGCCTAAAGTTTCACCGTTAACTAGGTAGTTAGATTTTTCTAATACTGAATATTGACCGTCAGTAGCCATTTTTTCAGGGAATGTTACATAGATATAGTCTGCGCTATCTCCATCAACACCAACTGCTTCAACTTCAGTTAAGTCAATACCAGTTGAATCTTCTACTGAGAATGACATAGTTACAGTTTTCATTTCATTTGGCTCAAGAGCAGCATCTTCGATATCCTTAACTTCAACAGTGTAGTCACCATTTAGGTCGTCACCAGAGAAGTTGATTGTTACGAAATACTGATCATCATCATCTTGGTCAACATCACTTACAGTGAATGATTGATCAAGCTCTTCACCATCAGCATCGAAGAATTTGAAGTTATCTTCGTCTACATCTACAACTTCTTCAGAGAAGTAAACTTTGATTTCTTTTTCATCTTCAACAGTGATTTTTGATACTTCTGGAGCAGTTTTGTCAGCTGTAATGTCTACGAAGAACTCTGCATTACCAGCCATTTCGTTGCCCCACTCATCTTCGATTTCTACATCGTTAGCATTGTAGTCAACTACAACTTTAACAGTACCTTCACCAAGTGGGTTAGTGTCGAATGTTAAAGTGAACTCTTGATTGTCATCAGTTTCAACTGAATCAGGAGTGTATGCGCTATATGTGTGATAGAAGTAATCTTCTAGGTTCTCTTCATCAAGAACTACAGGCTTGTTGAATTTGATTTTAACTTCAGTTTGAGTTGCTTTTGTAATTTCAGCAACTGGAGCTGCAGTATCCTTCACGTAATCTAAAGTGAAAGTTTTTGTTAATGCTTTAAATTCAGCGTAATCTTTGAAATCTGAAACTTTGATTTCATATTCGCCTTCTTTTAAAGAATCAGCGCTTAATTCTACTGTAGCAACGTTACCGTCAACAGTGATTGAGCTTACACCGTAGATGCCGTTTTCAACTTCTACTGTGTTAGTGTTTAGATCTTGTACAGGCTCGCTGAAGTAAACTTTGAATTTGTTAGGACCAACTAATTCAATTGACTCAGCAACTGGTACTACTGCATCAAAGAACTCAATATCTTCGATTTCAAGATCTTCATCAGTACCAAGTACGTCTTTGTTGATAGTTAATGTAGCTGTATCTTGGTTATCTACATTATCAACAAGAGTAAGCGTTAATGTAGTTCCGTTTAATTCAACAGAATCAACTTCGATATCAGTACCATCAGAAGTAGATAGGTCATACTTAGCTTCATCTGTTAATGTATCTTCGTCTAAACCAGCAACTGTGCTAAGTTCAACGTTTAATTGAATTAGGTTAAGAGCTTCAACACCAGTAACAGTTGCTTCAGTTACAACATAAGTTACAACTGCAGTGTACTCAGTACCTTCGATTTCGAAAGTAACTTCAGTTTCAACGTTAGCTTCTAATGCTTCAGCAAGTTCAACATCGTAAACTTCACCGTTGCTCATAGTTACGCTTAATGTGTCAGCATCTACAACTACAGTTTCAGATACTGTAAGACCGATTAAGCCGTTTTGTTGTGCACGGTAAAGAACTAATGCTAATTGTGCACGCTTAAGTGGTTGGTAAGGATTGAATTTGTCAGCATCATTGAAAATACCATGTTGAGCTGCGATTTGGATGTATTCACGGTCTTCAGCATCTACAGCACCTAAGTCTGTGAAAGATACTTCGTCACCAGTGTTTTCAAGACCTAATGCTTGAACGATTAATTTCGCTGCAGCTGCACGAGATAATTCGTTGAAAGGCTTGAATAGTGTTCCGTTTTCGTAACCACTGATTTCAACGCCTGCAGCTTGAAGAGCGAATAAGTATCCAGCATCTTCAAATGACGCTACGTCTGTGAAAGTTGTTTCAGACTCGATTGGGCTAAGTCCTAAAGAAGCTGCTAACATTTTTGCGAATTGACCGCGTTTTGCAGCATCCCATGGGTTAAATTTGTCTGCGTTGTTGATAGCACCTTGATCTACTAATGCGTTAAGTGCTGCTAATAATTCAGCATCTACACCTTCAACATCAGTGAAGTTAAGGTCAGCAGCTGCTACTGGAGCTACAGCTGTTGCTACTAATGCAGCTGTTACAGAACCAGCTAAAAATTTGCGGTACGACTTTGGTTGGTAAGCCATTGAGTTATTTCCTCCCTTAGATAAATCAAAATTATTATTTAACCGTAGATTGAGAGATTAAAGTCTCTTAAACTAGGTTTGTAAAACAATTACAACTACTAGTATAGTTTTTTGCAGAAACAATGTCAACGCATTTTCAAATGGTAACAAATTGTAAGAACCTTCACTCTGCTCTCATTTGGTATTTCGTAACTCTGCTCTACAATTACTATATTACATGTGAGTCTGTTAACATTCAATTGGAAATTAGATGTAATTTCGCTAGACTCACATATGTAGGGTCTCTCTTATACCATTCTACAAGATGTGGCAATATTTGCAAGAGTTTTCACAAAGATTTTTTATTAATATTGTGTTACAAAATAGAAGATTATTAATTTCATCTCTATGAATCTCACAACCCTTTCAGTATATGTCACACTCTTTCATTATATACCTATTTTGTAGTCAATTTGTTACGAAACTGTAAAACTACTCGCCAAATTTCTATGTTAAACTACAAACATATGTAGAATCTTAGCAAAATAGGTAAAATGAGAACCGAGAGGATGTTGCTTCCATATGATTAGACGAACGAGTTTGATTTTGGTTTCACTTTTTTGCATATTTTTTTCTATAACAACTGAATCTTTTGCGAAAGATTCATATGACAACTATAATCGGTTGTTGCCTGTCGCTAAAAAATACATAGGTGTTCCTTACTTGTATGGGGGAACATCAGCAAAAGGCTTTGATTGCTCAGGTTACATAAATGAAGTGTATACATATATTGGTGTTGAGCTTCCAAGAACATCACGTGACATGTTTAACGAAGGGAAAGCTGTTAAAAAAGAAAACCTTCGTGTAGGGGACCTTGTTTTTTTTAATACATCAGGAAATGGTGTATCTCATGCTGGAATATATATCGGAAACGATAAGTTTATCCACTCTTCTTCATCTGTCGGTGTCTCTACCTCAAGCTTAAACGACCCATATTACTGGAAGAGCCGTTACATAGGAGCACGTCGTGTATTAGATTTAAGCGAAGAAGCAAATTCCTTTTCTGATATTACGGATGAACATTGGGCGTATGAAGAAATAACAGCCCTTGCTGAAGATAAACTATTCATCGGTTTTGAAGAAGGACAATTTTTACCGAATGATAATATTGCTCGTGACGAAGCAGCAGCTTATATGGCACAAGCACTCAAACTTAGTTTGTCTGATCGTTCGGAGAATTATGAAGATGTATCTCGTTATCACTGGGCTGTTGGAGCCATTAATGCTCTTTTAGAGGAAGACATTATTATAGAAGAAACTGAATTTCGCCCTGCTAAAGCGTTAACTCGTGCTGAGTTAGCAACTTGGTTCGTAAAGGCATTTAACTTAAAGGTGTCGGATAATTTGATAACGTTTACAGATATTGACACATCTCTTCCTTATTATAATGACGTTCAGGCACTTGCAAGCTCTGGCATCACTACAGGATATGATGACGGTACATTTCGTCCGGACGAGCCTGTAACGCGTGCTCAATTTGCTGTCTTTTTATATCGCGCTCTTAATCAATAAAAGCGGCTCCCGCCTCGGGAACCGCTTTTTTTCTGTTCGTATTATACTGGGGCGTTACTTATTTCCACCAATACACAATTAACTTAGACCATTCCGTTAATACTGTCTGCTGTAATTCTGGATCCTCCCACCACTTTTCTTTTTCTAAAAAGCGAGTGTCTGTTGCTCCTACATAGGTTAGTTCTATGCCTGTGCCTACAAAAGCTTTATCAAACGTTTGC from Bacillus sp. HMF5848 includes these protein-coding regions:
- a CDS encoding ABC transporter permease translates to MILKLKELYKYRNMIITYTRSEVRNRYKGSVLGILWALLNPVFLLIIYGFVFSFIMRIQIENYFLFLFTGLLPWIYFRSSVLGSANSILSNAGLIKKVYFPREILPISVSLSNLVNYLIGLVVLLAALIIWGKGFSIYILYLPVNIIVQLILTTGLSIFFGAITVNFRDMRQILEVVMMGMFYYTPILYSVDMIPEKFLWLMNLNPLKPIIETYQDILFFQNAPNLKNLGLVFIISLIITYLSFIIFNRLNKSFAEKI
- a CDS encoding UDP-glucose/GDP-mannose dehydrogenase family protein — translated: MKIAIAGTGYVGLVTGVCLSDIGHVVTCVDIDEKKVDLMKKGVSPIYEPGLDELMRKNIEAERLFFTTNSREAYKNADVIYIAVGTPEQEDGSANLSFVEAVVHDISHSIERDTIVVTKSTVPVGTNDWIKGLLYKELPENLNVAIVSNPEFLREGSAIYDAFNGDRIVIGTDCEEAASVVEEINKPYGIPIIKTDIRSAEMIKYASNAFLATKISFINEIANICEKVNANIEDVAVGIGTDNRIGTQFLKAGIGYGGSCFPKDTKALVQIAGNVEHNFELLNSVIEVNNKQQAMLVQKAKQHLGTLSGKRISILGLAFKPNTDDIREAASLVIAKELVNEGASVIAYDPIAIENTKKELGNLIEYTTSVDLAIKDCDATFIVTEWEEIQQLPLEKYKELMKQPILFDGRNCYDIKEAKENSISYISIGREEVVCKDITCLQKN
- a CDS encoding C40 family peptidase; the protein is MIRRTSLILVSLFCIFFSITTESFAKDSYDNYNRLLPVAKKYIGVPYLYGGTSAKGFDCSGYINEVYTYIGVELPRTSRDMFNEGKAVKKENLRVGDLVFFNTSGNGVSHAGIYIGNDKFIHSSSSVGVSTSSLNDPYYWKSRYIGARRVLDLSEEANSFSDITDEHWAYEEITALAEDKLFIGFEEGQFLPNDNIARDEAAAYMAQALKLSLSDRSENYEDVSRYHWAVGAINALLEEDIIIEETEFRPAKALTRAELATWFVKAFNLKVSDNLITFTDIDTSLPYYNDVQALASSGITTGYDDGTFRPDEPVTRAQFAVFLYRALNQ
- a CDS encoding S-layer homology domain-containing protein, encoding MAYQPKSYRKFLAGSVTAALVATAVAPVAAADLNFTDVEGVDAELLAALNALVDQGAINNADKFNPWDAAKRGQFAKMLAASLGLSPIESETTFTDVASFEDAGYLFALQAAGVEISGYENGTLFKPFNELSRAAAAKLIVQALGLENTGDEVSFTDLGAVDAEDREYIQIAAQHGIFNDADKFNPYQPLKRAQLALVLYRAQQNGLIGLTVSETVVVDADTLSVTMSNGEVYDVELAEALEANVETEVTFEIEGTEYTAVVTYVVTEATVTGVEALNLIQLNVELSTVAGLDEDTLTDEAKYDLSTSDGTDIEVDSVELNGTTLTLTLVDNVDNQDTATLTINKDVLGTDEDLEIEDIEFFDAVVPVAESIELVGPNKFKVYFSEPVQDLNTNTVEVENGIYGVSSITVDGNVATVELSADSLKEGEYEIKVSDFKDYAEFKALTKTFTLDYVKDTAAPVAEITKATQTEVKIKFNKPVVLDEENLEDYFYHTYSAYTPDSVETDDNQEFTLTFDTNPLGEGTVKVVVDYNANDVEIEDEWGNEMAGNAEFFVDITADKTAPEVSKITVEDEKEIKVYFSEEVVDVDEDNFKFFDADGEELDQSFTVSDVDQDDDDQYFVTINFSGDDLNGDYTVEVKDIEDAALEPNEMKTVTMSFSVEDSTGIDLTEVEAVGVDGDSADYIYVTFPEKMATDGQYSVLEKSNYLVNGETLGDSDKIEVFKESNKVKITLADEDDFDFSEEKSEFLSIARVADLAGNKSTMLSTKVDVTPDVSPAITAVEQVDYKTIKITLDKPLKTVVASGFEVTNGEATATLAAVSWEINDDNETVVTGTLKSTTQVSEDNTADLIDSVRIVADKLESETGRTVETGTFSDIDDAYAPEFSEATRTEDGNVSEIELTFTEVVTAGGPASTALASSYFTVVDESGDELTLVLSMDDLDEEDEFFVQFNGDETVTVYVYGKGEEDLDIELVENKYFKDAAGNKVAKFEETVDVVDAD
- a CDS encoding O-antigen ligase family protein, which codes for MVNKIKNLMFIVVSIIFVASPYSKGLFFDTDFNRWAVVILVLSAISFLFINQLELKYLFIFTWPALFIISIPTALSLNSTIIEIIRWTTYATFLILLVEGKKNLNFRKLSPIIFYLTGSWIALLGFLTKWGMTTFKDSFVYAENRMASVLQYPNTFAALIAAFILFGLIYLTKLKMNRKEILFYSFPIILFINALLASGSRGVLVIFPIIWFIGLVSIANARKQIDYIAFSASAVLIGGIVFSTMQFTDIGVPYIKEILYVILGTLVYTSLTSGYKEYLNRVKLSIIEKYNRRISILIPTAIVVAGVLLVFDLFYKGLIFKLLPQNLQERIATINFSAASVQGRQAFYDTAFSILKESPLFGFGGGTWRYSFTKFQEVPFWSTNVHNFYLGKLIDLGLFGGTIFLGVFVFLLYLAIRQIWIQKQEEPTVKIAALMSILMILSHSAMDFNMSYGTTVLTVMWLFAIILEPNIQKSTNKSRKQVLITKTVGIATVLTVLIINIGYMTAENMLKNQSNRDSIVETESTYTKAMKYNPFNTDYIVELVEMYANAYTKTQDQEIKANIKTLVEKGRELEPQNAEMLFKFANAAEKINDKQLSVELLEDTIKNDKYRVSAYYALIGLYSEMALQAATNDDMESKNLYAEKAADYYSAYMDIYNTFGNVEIADKRNLNINEKAHYFAGQANFLLNDFQTAIEAFNRTGSAVQNSSELLVRQTAMLCLAYANTDPTKAKEIFAEGRELTDNFNNYVNGFQKLINDN